tcatttgttatggcaagactaagtaagttcaggagtaaaaatgtgcttaacatgtcacataatacattgcatagactcactctgtgtgcaataatagtgtttaatatgatcttagaatgactacctcatctctgtaccccacacatacagataactgTTACCATCCCTCAgtccagcagtgaatttcaaacagattcaaccacaataaccagggagattttccaatgccttgcaaagagcacctattggtagatgggtaaaaaaaaatgaatatcCCTTGGTGCTGGTGTTAATTacaccaaagtgtaattaatggTGTTAATGACACTTTGTATGGTATATCATTACACCCAGTGACTACAAAGGTAAAGGCAtactttctaactcagttgcctgagaggaaggaaaccgcccagggatttcaccatgaggccaatggtgactttaaaaccttTTATTGGCTACAATAGGagaaaattgaggatggatcaacaacattgtagttactccacaatactaacgtaattgacagagtgaaaagaaggaagcctgtacagaatacaaatattccaaaacaggcatcctgtttgcaacaaggcactaaagtaatactgcaaaaaaatgtggcaaagaaattgaCTTTTGTCCTGAACAATAAGTGTTATGTTTGgcacaaatccaatacaacacatttctGAGTACCAcattccatattttcaagcatagtggtggctgtgtCATGTTAAGGACTgggagtttttttaggataagAAAGAAAcgaaatggagctaagcacagacaaaatcctagaggaaaacattGTTCAATCTACTTTCCACAAGTCACCAGGAGATCgatttacctttcagcaggacaataacctaacacACAAGGTTCAAATCTACACtcaagttgcttaccaagaagacagcaaatattcctgagtggccacttacagttttgactaaaactgtttgaaaatctatggcaagacctgaaaatgtctTTCTAgctatgatcaacaaccaatttgacagagcttcaagaatttgaaaataataaaaattgGGCAGATGTTGCAGAATCCAGATGTGGAAAACGCTTAAGAGACTTactagaaagactcacagctgtaatcactgcaaaaGGTGCTTTATCAATACATTTGCTTTAgtttctaaaaacacgttttcactgtGTCATTgtagggtattgtgtgcagatagatgtaatacattttgaatccaggctgtaacaacaaaatgtggaataagtcaaggggtatgaatactttctgaaggcactgtattttgccTACAGTCGTGCACAGTTGAATTTTGGCCACATTAAAGAAAAATGCAACCACTCGCACAATCCATAAATCTCCTAAGAAAATGTGGTGTTTTTGTCTTACAGTAATGTTATATGGGATTATATTCTCTTGTGTGGAATACTATCATTGATCTCGGcgacattgattcagctttgatctaacttTATTAAACGAACACCATTCTCAACTCATCACACAGCCTGTTCTCTGAGCTGCCGAACGAGTAGAGCAGAGTGTGCGTAAAATAGAGAATGCCACACATGCGCAGAAGCTTCGTACTACCGTCAGCTGTCATGAAGAGGGTTCCAGAGGACTCAGATCCGCAGCCACTCCATTCTTTATATTAAACCTGTAAAGAATGGTAAAAGGTgtttcccctcacctcctctcgaGTGTTGAGCTCCGATAGGTCTCCAAGCATCTGTTCAACAAACTCCTCAGTCAGCAATATCTGAGGAGGAGATGTGGTAACATAAGTACATGCAACAAGTATGCActtgaagcagtgtgtgtgtaccaggagccagtgtgtgtgtttacctgtagcCAGGGTCCATGTGCGGCGTATGGGTGTTCCTCAGTAGCAAAGGCCCCCTCTACTCCAGTGGATACGAAGGTGATGGCCGTGTCTCCATTAATACTCTTATAGGTGAAGTGTCTCCCATGGAGCAAACGACCCCTAAGCAGAGAAGATGACCAGCACATTAAACATCACTGAATACATACTGGATGTAAGAAGTCTGCTGGATTGGAGAGCCTGCTTCTTctcaccctccatctccctccatcccgcTTTCACACACAAAGGGCTCAGATGACCAGGGTATCGTTTTAATGTAATCTGTATGTATGTGGGAAGACCCAGGCTCACCCCcaactccagtgtgtgtgtgtgtgtgtgtacctgagacAGAGAGGCAGCAGTGTTCCTGACTCCTGGTTGAATTTCAGATGAACACTTTCCAGTTGTCTGGTACGAACAAGCTCGTGAGGAATGATGGCCGCCGAACTCTCACTCTCCAGACTGTCCTTACGACTTCTagagaaagaggggagtcagAAAGAGATTTAAATGACCCCTTACGTTCAGGGGAAACAAGTCCGATGGTGGCGTGTAGCTCCCTATAAAATGTGTGAATGAGTTTGCTATGGAACTGGACAAGTGCATAAGCACTTATCTCGTCCTTCTCTTACCTGTGATACTGCTGGCGCTGCTTATGGCCATTGTTTGTCTACGGAGAAACCAGGGGGAGAATTCTACCACATACAATTTCACACACCTATCATGTGTTGTTCAATGTCCCAATACTGTGTACACACTTGGGTCTCATGGCGCGGTCTCTTGCTGGGTTATGGGGTGGTACATGCATGTGTATAGTCTACTCTAGAGAACACAACAAAGGAGGGGGCAAAAGCTGTTGATGTCACATCACCGCTTGAGAGGAAAGAGAAAAACAAGAGTGGGGTGTGTGTGCCTCAATGCTGACTGAGAATGAACATTtagagtgggaaagagagtgaACAGCAGCTGCACTGTGTGGGTATGTACTCACTGAGGCCTGTCGTGTCCTTGTTTCTGTGAGTTGATAGGGGGTAGTGCTGCTTTGGTGTTGAACTCCAGTCCTTTCCTCAGGGCTTCTCTGATCTGCTCTGTATCTGCAGTGGACAACCCATTGGGTTAGTTTTTGGACATACAGTAACATTAGGACACAAAATCACGCCGCAAGGACTTAAAATCACAATATTGCTTACAATTATCGGGGTAGTGGACCAAtagatttgctgcaaagaaaccactactaaaggacaccaataaaaagaagactagacttgcttgggccaggaaacacaagcaatggacattagactggtgtaaatctgtcctttggtctgatgagtgcaaatttgagatttttggttccaaccgccgtgtctttgtgagacgcagagtaggtgaacggtggatctttgcatgtgtggttcccaccgtgaagcatggaggagtgatggtgtgggggttctttgctggtgacactgtcagtgatttatttagaatttaaggcacacttaaccagtatagCTAacgcagcattctgcagtgatatgacatcctatctggtttgcgcttaatgggactatcacacctccaggctgcgtaagggctatttgaccaaggagagcgatggagtgctgcatcagatgacctggtctctacaatcacctgacctcaaaccaattgagatggtttgggatgagttggactccagagtgaaggaaaagcagccaacaagtgctcagcatatgttggaaatccttcaagactgttggaaaagcattccaggtgaagctggttgagatgatgacagctttgcacactcttggcctttaggcaaagggtggctactttgaagaatcaaaaatatattttgatttgtttaacacttttttggttactacatgattacatatgtgttatttcatagttttgatgtcttcacttttattctacaatgtagaaaatagtaaaaagtcaAGGAttatcaatagaaacaggatgcacccgagctcaattgAGTCtaatagcaaatggtctgaataggtgtgtgcaaagctgtcatcatggaaaagggtggctacttcaaatatattttgacatgtttaatactttttgggttactacatgtttccatatgtatcatttcatagttttgatttctcactattattctacaatgtagaaaatagtaaaactgaagaaaaaacattgattgagtaggtgtgtccaaacgtttgactggcactgtatgtatgcatgttcagttgaagtcggaagtttacatacacttaggttggagtcgataaaacttgtttttcaaccactccacaaatgtcttgttaacagacagattatttcacttattaattaactgtgtcacaattccagtgggtcagaagtctacatacactaacttaactatgcctttaaacagcttggaaaattccagaaaattgtgtcatggctttagaaacttctgataggctaattgacataatttgagtcaattggaggtgtacttgtagatgcatttcaaggcctaccttcaaactcagtgtctctttgcttgacatcatgggaaaatcaaaaggaaccagccaagacctcagaaaaacaattgtagacctccacacatctggttcatccttgggagcaatttccaaacgcctgaagataccacattcatctgtacaaacagtacgcaagaataaacaccatgggaccacgcagcattcataccgctcaggaaggagacacgttctatCTACTAgtgatgaacgtactttagtgcgaaaagtgcagaTCAATtcctgaacaacagcaaaggaccttgtgaagatgctggaggaaacaggtagaaaagtatctatatccacccaaaaacgagtcctatatcgacataacctgaaaggccgctcagcaaggaagaagccactgctccaaaaccgccataaaaaagccagactacagtttacaattgcacatggtgacaaagatcgtacttttggagaaatgtcctctggtctgatgaaacaaaaaatagaactgaGCTTTTTCATGCGTGCGACCGAGAGAATGCCTTTcctgtttaccttttatattgacaacgttattgtccggttgaaatactatcgattatttaggctaaaaacaacctgaggattgaatataaacatcgtttgaaatgtttctacaaactttacggatacaatttggattgtttgtctgcctgttgtgactgctttaagcctgtggattactgaagaaaacgtgcaaacaaaactgaggtttttggatataaagagaaactttatcgaacaaaaggaacatttgttgaataaatgaatgtctgagtgcaaccatatgaagatcaaaggtaagttattcatttctctatttctgacttgtgtaactcttcttcttggctggttactgtttgtaatgatgtgtctgctgggctatgttctcaaataattgtaaggtatgcttttgccataaagcatttttgaaatctgacaccgtggttggattcacaagaagctaatctttaaacctatgtaaaatagttgtatcttttctgaatttttaaaatgagtatttctgtatttgaatttgcgctctgcaatctcactggatgttggccagatgggatgctagcgtcccacataccctagagagcttaaggacaacaaagtcaaggtattagagtggccatcaccaagcccagacctcaatcccatagaaaatttgtgggcagaactgaaaaagcatgtgcgagcaaggaggcttacaaacctgactcagttgcaccagctctgtcaagaggaatgggccagaattcacccaacttattgtggtacACTTGTGAAAGGctccccaaaacatttgacccaagttaaacaatttaaaggcaatgctaccaaatactaattgagtgtatgcaaacttctgacccactgggaatgtgatgaaagaaacaaaagctgaaataaatcattctgacatttcacattctttaaataaagtggtgatccgttcctgtaggttcatgctctacaacatccgcagagtacgaccctgcctcacacaggaagcggcgcaggtcctaatccaggcacttgtcatctcccgtctggattactgcaactcgctgttggctgggctccctgcctgtgccattaaacccctacaactcatccagaacgccgcagcccgtctggtgttcaaccttcccaagttctctcacgtcaccccgctcctccgctctctccactggcttccagttgaagctcgcatctgctacaagaccatggtgcttgcctacggagctgtgaggggaacggcaccgcagtacctccaggctctgatcaggccctacacccaagcaagggcactgcgttcatccacctctggcctgctcgcctccctaccattgaggaagtacagttcccgctcagcccagtcaaaactgttcgctgctctagccccccaatggtggaacaaactccctcacgacgccaggacagcggagtcaatcaccaccttccggagacacctgaaaccccacctcttcaaggaatacctaggataggataagttatccttctcacccccccccttaatgatttagatgcactattgtaaagtggctgctccactggatgtcagaaggtgaattcaccaatttgtaagtcgctctggataagagcgtctgctaaatgacttaaatgtaatgttaaatgtgatcctaactgacctaagaaagggaatttttattaggactaaatgtcaggaattgtgaaaaactgagtttaagcgtatttagctaaggtgtaaacttccgacttcaaatgcaTGTATGTAAGCATGTATATAGTTCTGCAACAGAAAACAAATATGAGCCGTTCTTGTTGGACAAGTCCagatagtccctccctgttttaaaaaataaataaaaatgttggtGCCTATTGAACACAGTCCAGGTCAGATCTATGAGGGCCCATTAGAATTGTCTAGGGATATAAGTTAGAGGTGTGCGTGTTACCTTTCTCCGACAGTCTTCGTGGCTGAGATCCTATACAGATGGAGCGGCTGTCCTCTTCATCCTCGGACGGTCGGCTGAGGTCGTCCCACACACACTTTGCGCTCACGCCACTCAGGTTGGatccctctgtctctataccCTGGTCCACACGCTCCTGCTTAGGATGAGCAAACGCACACGCAAACATTAACACTAGCCCATACACACATTAACGCACACTCAAACACATTGTGTGGACTGAACCAGCAGGTGGCACTGTTAGAATGAAAATACAATTTGAATTAACACACAAAGTAACTAATCAAAGCCTTACTTGTAAATGCGGGTCGATGTCaaacatggtctctcctctcctcatgtcAGTTATCAACCAGGGTCCTCCGGCACTGAACACAGACAGcatagaggagaaaagagaatcATCAACTCGGTCACACTGGGTTAATGTGAAATAAGACTGGTCGGCTGGCAGGGAGGTATCTCATATTTCAAACTCACACATGGACCCCTCGGAGAAGCTCCAGTATTCCCTGGCCGTTCCACTGTTGGGCCGCCTGCAACTCTTCTGTACACACACCCACAATCTACAGAAAGGAAAGAGAGTTAACACACcgagaaaaaaaaaaaagaaagagggtaaaagaacacacagaaggctatTATAGACTCAATGGAGGGAGTTGAGGGGGTAGGCCGGAGAGCCTGGAGCGAGATTAGCTCACCTGCAAGAAGTTGACCAGGCCAAAGGGTGTGTGGACCGGCGATATCTGGGGGTCCTCAGTGAGCAGCATGTGTTGGATACGAGACTCACTGTTGTCCAGGGGACTGTGCCACGATATGTGGTCTCCACTGCAAAATGTGTTTTCTacaggaaagaggagagacatggaTGTGAAAGACCACTCTGTAATATATTGGAAAATACGTTACAGTTCTCATCACCAGTCAAACAGCAAATGAGAAAAGACCATCAGACTGAAAGAAAAGAGTGACGGTAAGAATGATAGGAGAAAAAGCGAGGAAAAAGGGAGTGTATgtatacagcgcattcggaaagtatccagacccctttactttttccagaTTTGTGACTGACCGGCTCGAGTCGGTCTTATGTACAACATTTTAAAAACTTttaacattggataaaagtagagactgagAGCTAGAACATGGCATATCATATAAaacatttgaggaacaatgggaaagttattctgctttttaaaaaggattacctacacataacGACCAGCTCATgttagacagaagcgtgctacatacatacatccaaactcatctctcggcatgtccagtccACTCATCTccgccaatcatggctagcgggaaggttgctgtcttctcccatggctaaaccaactaggctcataatttaacaattttatttgtatttacagatgacatacacatttgttattaaCGGGATGGCAGCCATAAGAAGACACATGGGACttcatgttccagaaggcatctGCCAAAAAACGTATTttgataaaataaaaaagttgtcgttcaaatggctctcctgtgatgTAGACGCGCGACATACGCATAGTTTCCTAAAACAagtcacattgttacattacagccgtattctcAAATgtattaacttctctagggtgtGGGACGCTAGCCatccatctggccaacatccagtgaggttgcagagcgccaaattcaattacagaaatgctcattataaaaattcagaaaacaaaacatattttacttaggtttaaagattaacttcttgttaaaccaaccacagtgtcatatttataaaatgcttttcggtgaaagcatacctagcccagaacatagccagTTGACAAAGCtatacaaaactcagaaatagagataaaattaatcccttaactttgatgatcttcatatggtggtaTTCAGAagtcattcatttactcaataaatgttccttttgttcgatgaagtctcttttatatccaaaaacctccattttgttagcgtgttttcttcagtaatccacaggctcaaactcagtcaaaacaatcagacaaaaaaatctaaattatatccgtaaagttcatagaaacatgtcaaacgatgtttatattcaatcctcaggttgtttttagcctaaattgtctataatatttcaaccggacaataacgtcgtcaatataaaaaggtaaacaagaaatgcacatgcaCCTGAAAAAAAACTCTGCGTCACGTTTgggtccactcgttcagactggtcttactccctcatttataagaatacaagcctgaaacaatttctaaagactgttcacatctagtggaaggcataggagcTGCAAATGGAGtactaagtcaatggatactgtaatggcattgaatagaaaacttcAAAACTACTTCccgaatggatttttctcaggttttcacctgctaaatcagttctgttatactcacagacaattttaacagttttggaaactttagagtgttttctatccaaatctacaagttatatgcatatcatatcttctgggcctgagtagcaggccgtttaatttgggcatgcttttcattcaaaattccaaatgctgccccctacccttgAGAGGTTAAATATTTGtttcccctcatcaatatacacacaatactgcataatgagaaagcaaaaacaggtttttagaaatgtttacaaaaaaacagaaataccttatttacataagtattcagaccattttctatgagact
Above is a genomic segment from Oncorhynchus masou masou isolate Uvic2021 chromosome 23, UVic_Omas_1.1, whole genome shotgun sequence containing:
- the LOC135510808 gene encoding suppressor of fused homolog isoform X1, which codes for MDEVRPINGPAAAPGLASIFPPGLQAIYGECRRLYPDQANPLQVTAIVKYWLGGPDPLDYISMYRNVGCAAQDVQEHWHYISFGLSDLYGDNRVHEFTGQEGPSGFGFELTFRLKREVGETAPPTWPAELMQGLARYVFQSENTFCSGDHISWHSPLDNSESRIQHMLLTEDPQISPVHTPFGLVNFLQIVGVCTEELQAAQQWNGQGILELLRGVHVAGGPWLITDMRRGETMFDIDPHLQQERVDQGIETEGSNLSGVSAKCVWDDLSRPSEDEEDSRSICIGSQPRRLSEKDTEQIREALRKGLEFNTKAALPPINSQKQGHDRPQSRKDSLESESSAAIIPHELVRTRQLESVHLKFNQESGTLLPLCLRGRLLHGRHFTYKSINGDTAITFVSTGVEGAFATEEHPYAAHGPWLQILLTEEFVEQMLGDLSELNTREETKLPKEYSWPEKKLKISVLPDSVFDNPLQ
- the LOC135510808 gene encoding suppressor of fused homolog isoform X2, whose translation is MDEVRPINGPAAAPGLASIFPPGLQAIYGECRRLYPDQANPLQVTAIVKYWLGGPDPLDYISMYRNVGCAAQDVQEHWHYISFGLSDLYGDNRVHEFTGQEGPSGFGFELTFRLKREVGETAPPTWPAELMQGLARYVFQSENTFCSGDHISWHSPLDNSESRIQHMLLTEDPQISPVHTPFGLVNFLQIVGVCTEELQAAQQWNGQGILELLRGVHVAGGPWLITDMRRGETMFDIDPHLQERVDQGIETEGSNLSGVSAKCVWDDLSRPSEDEEDSRSICIGSQPRRLSEKDTEQIREALRKGLEFNTKAALPPINSQKQGHDRPQSRKDSLESESSAAIIPHELVRTRQLESVHLKFNQESGTLLPLCLRGRLLHGRHFTYKSINGDTAITFVSTGVEGAFATEEHPYAAHGPWLQILLTEEFVEQMLGDLSELNTREETKLPKEYSWPEKKLKISVLPDSVFDNPLQ